One genomic window of Myxococcales bacterium includes the following:
- a CDS encoding ketoacyl-ACP synthase III: MKNAYVSGTGMYVPPRVVTNDDLRTQYGIDTTHEWILQRTGIEERRYADEGIGSSDLAVPAAEMAIKNAGLEKEDIDMILFATLSPEHQFPGSGVYLQKKMGFCEGPKAKFVPAMDIRNQCSGFLYGLATASGMVRSGAAKHVLVVGSETHSAALDFSTRGRAVTSLFGDAAGAAVVSATDEDRGIRHYKLGADGRYADTLALRVFDIRKRPFIPVNEEGNGVVDPFMLWPQMEGKVVFKNAVERMIGGLMEVCTESGIVGSDIDFFLFHQANLRINQYVQQTLGIPDEKVIHNIQRFGNTTAATIPLLMHEALEAGRLKRGMKVAAVAFGSGFTWGAMIIDW, from the coding sequence GTGAAGAACGCTTACGTCTCCGGCACCGGCATGTACGTACCCCCGCGGGTCGTCACGAACGACGATCTTCGCACCCAGTACGGCATCGACACGACCCACGAGTGGATCCTCCAGCGCACGGGCATCGAGGAGCGCCGGTACGCCGACGAGGGGATCGGCTCCTCCGACCTCGCGGTGCCCGCCGCCGAGATGGCGATCAAAAACGCCGGGCTCGAGAAGGAGGACATCGACATGATCCTCTTCGCGACGCTCTCGCCGGAGCACCAGTTCCCGGGCTCGGGCGTGTACCTCCAGAAGAAGATGGGCTTCTGCGAGGGCCCGAAGGCGAAGTTCGTCCCCGCGATGGACATCCGTAACCAGTGCTCGGGCTTCCTCTACGGCCTCGCGACCGCCAGCGGCATGGTGCGTTCGGGCGCGGCCAAGCACGTGCTCGTGGTCGGCTCCGAGACCCACTCGGCGGCCCTCGATTTCAGCACTCGCGGGCGAGCGGTGACGTCTCTCTTCGGCGACGCCGCGGGGGCCGCGGTGGTGAGCGCGACCGACGAAGACCGCGGTATCCGCCACTACAAGCTCGGCGCCGACGGCCGCTACGCCGACACGCTCGCGCTCCGCGTCTTCGACATCCGCAAGCGCCCCTTCATCCCCGTCAACGAAGAGGGCAACGGCGTCGTCGACCCGTTCATGCTCTGGCCCCAAATGGAGGGCAAGGTCGTCTTCAAGAACGCCGTCGAGCGCATGATCGGCGGCCTCATGGAGGTCTGCACCGAGTCGGGCATCGTCGGCAGTGACATCGACTTTTTCCTCTTTCACCAGGCGAACCTGCGCATCAATCAGTACGTGCAGCAGACCCTCGGCATCCCCGACGAGAAGGTCATCCACAACATCCAGCGCTTCGGGAACACCACCGCCGCGACGATCCCGCTGCTCATGCACGAGGCCCTCGAGGCCGGCCGCCTCAAGCGCGGCATGAAGGTCGCCGCGGTGGCGTTCGGCTCCGGGTTCACCTGGGGCGCGATGATCATCGACTGGTGA